A genomic region of Burkholderia humptydooensis contains the following coding sequences:
- a CDS encoding LysR substrate-binding domain-containing protein, which produces MRFDLTDLRLFLHVCEAGSITGGAERAHMTLQSASERIRGMEEELGVPLLQRAKRGTRATEAGHALEHHARVVLQQIDHMRGELQQFGAGLRGHIRLLSNTAALSEYLPDALAEYLPRHPKLSVSVEERSSQEIVHAIRGKTADFGIVADSVGLDGLEQMPFREDWLIAVAALDHPLAARERVAFAELVDAGFIGMTDGSALQVHLAEQAKALGKRIDYRVQLKSFDAICRLIERGVGIGIVSRHAALRAQQTMQIRLIELTDPWAHRRLTICARSFDELPKYTRDFIAFLAPDPGKGESFAA; this is translated from the coding sequence ATGCGATTCGACCTGACCGATCTGCGACTCTTCCTGCACGTCTGCGAAGCCGGCAGCATCACGGGAGGCGCCGAGCGCGCGCACATGACGCTGCAATCCGCGAGCGAGCGGATCCGCGGCATGGAAGAAGAGCTTGGCGTGCCGCTCCTGCAGCGCGCAAAGCGCGGCACGCGCGCGACCGAAGCCGGCCACGCGCTCGAGCATCATGCGCGCGTCGTGCTGCAGCAGATCGACCACATGCGCGGCGAATTGCAGCAGTTCGGCGCAGGGTTGCGCGGCCATATTCGCCTGCTCAGCAACACCGCCGCGCTCAGCGAATACCTGCCCGACGCGCTCGCCGAATATCTGCCGCGCCATCCGAAGCTGTCGGTGAGCGTCGAGGAACGGTCGAGCCAGGAGATCGTTCATGCGATCCGCGGCAAGACCGCGGATTTCGGGATCGTCGCCGATTCGGTCGGCCTCGACGGGCTCGAGCAGATGCCGTTTCGCGAGGACTGGCTGATCGCCGTCGCGGCGCTCGACCACCCGCTCGCCGCGCGCGAGCGGGTGGCGTTCGCGGAACTCGTCGATGCCGGCTTCATCGGCATGACGGACGGCAGCGCACTGCAGGTCCATCTCGCCGAGCAGGCGAAGGCGCTCGGCAAGCGAATCGACTATCGCGTCCAGTTGAAGAGCTTCGACGCGATCTGCCGGCTGATCGAGCGCGGCGTCGGGATCGGCATCGTGTCGCGCCACGCGGCGCTGCGCGCGCAGCAGACGATGCAGATCCGGCTGATCGAGCTGACGGACCCGTGGGCGCACCGCCGGCTGACGATCTGCGCGCGCAGCTTCGACGAGTTGCCGAAGTACACGCGCGACTTCATCGCGTTTCTCGCGCCCGATCCGGGCAAAGGCGAGTCGTTCGCGGCCTGA
- a CDS encoding porin — MKKHVISAAALLAFAAPVFAQSSVTLYGVIDEGFNYTSNVNVNGVGKSNYQLASGFAQGSRWGLRGSEDLGGGLKAIFTLENGFDVNNGRLGQGGRMFGRQAFVGLSHAQYGSLTLGRQYDSVVDYLAPLTANGNWGGTLFSHPFDNDNTDNSFRVNNTIKYASPDWNGLQVGGTYSFSNATGFSNNRQYSIGAAYTLGGLQLAAAYLQANNPGKTAGGAIADNDANFTADRLRIFGGGVNYTFGPATVGFVYTKTDVKNPVSTAYLPTATFAGLGLTATKFQNFEINGKYQLTPALYIGAQYVYTDGKFDAAAGTVKPKYHTVGLMADYNLSKRTDVYLQGAYQKVAGDKTGTIADGGYVVGTDGPSASANQFAVRAAIRHKF, encoded by the coding sequence ATGAAAAAGCACGTCATTTCCGCTGCCGCATTGCTCGCCTTCGCCGCGCCGGTTTTCGCCCAAAGCAGCGTCACGCTGTACGGCGTGATCGACGAGGGCTTCAACTACACGAGCAACGTGAACGTCAACGGCGTCGGCAAGAGCAACTACCAACTCGCGAGCGGCTTTGCGCAAGGCAGCCGCTGGGGCCTGCGCGGCTCGGAAGACCTGGGCGGCGGCCTGAAGGCCATCTTCACGCTGGAAAACGGCTTCGACGTGAACAACGGCCGGCTCGGCCAGGGCGGCCGGATGTTCGGCCGCCAGGCGTTCGTCGGCCTGTCGCATGCGCAATACGGTTCGCTCACGCTCGGCCGCCAGTACGATTCGGTCGTCGACTACCTCGCGCCGCTGACCGCGAACGGCAACTGGGGCGGCACGCTGTTCTCGCACCCGTTCGACAACGACAACACGGATAACTCGTTCCGTGTGAACAACACGATCAAGTACGCGAGCCCGGACTGGAACGGCCTGCAAGTCGGCGGCACGTACAGCTTCAGCAATGCGACGGGCTTCTCGAACAACCGTCAATACAGCATCGGCGCCGCGTACACGCTGGGCGGCCTGCAACTCGCGGCCGCGTATCTGCAGGCGAACAACCCGGGCAAGACCGCGGGCGGCGCGATCGCCGACAACGACGCGAACTTCACGGCCGACCGCCTGCGCATCTTCGGCGGCGGCGTCAACTACACGTTCGGCCCGGCGACGGTCGGCTTCGTCTATACGAAGACCGACGTGAAGAACCCGGTCTCGACGGCCTATCTGCCGACGGCGACGTTCGCGGGCCTCGGCCTGACCGCGACGAAGTTCCAGAACTTCGAAATCAACGGCAAGTACCAGTTGACGCCGGCGCTCTACATCGGCGCGCAGTACGTGTACACGGACGGCAAGTTCGACGCGGCCGCGGGCACCGTGAAGCCGAAGTACCACACGGTCGGGCTGATGGCGGACTACAACCTGTCGAAGCGCACCGACGTCTATCTGCAGGGCGCATACCAGAAGGTCGCGGGCGACAAGACGGGCACGATCGCGGACGGCGGCTACGTCGTCGGGACGGATGGCCCTTCGGCGTCGGCGAACCAGTTCGCGGTCCGCGCGGCGATCCGCCACAAGTTCTGA
- a CDS encoding OpgC domain-containing protein: MNAAPAQRYAELDFFRGLVLLVIVVDHIGGSMLSRVTLHAYALCDAAEVFVFLGGFATAIAYNSLAARHTEAAARQRFIKRAFEIYRAFLFTAGLMLFITAVLNAFAIDAPNMPTNDLDGLMHAPLAALRDILLLRRQPYLASVLPMYAFFALLVPLALPVARGRWWWLLVAASAATWLAARKIAGYLPTVDGVPWDFNPFAWQFLFVLGIIARCQPIYLVLAKRPVGWFATAAALVVVAAGAYYRLRVEPFPTDPSIKQNLGALRLANFIAIAWLAAKLVHLGWMHRIARAMPWIGTIGRQGLLCFVAGTGISLLVDSLLYTATDGYLDVRLGLVADAAAVGLLYVVAKLYAPLVARASGFVRQSRRRRPLRLPLRLPLRRPRR, from the coding sequence ATGAACGCCGCGCCAGCCCAACGCTACGCCGAGCTCGACTTCTTCCGCGGTCTCGTGCTGCTCGTCATCGTCGTCGATCACATCGGCGGCAGCATGCTGTCGCGCGTCACGCTGCACGCGTACGCGCTGTGCGACGCGGCCGAGGTGTTCGTCTTCCTCGGCGGCTTCGCGACCGCGATCGCGTACAACTCGCTCGCCGCGCGCCACACCGAGGCCGCCGCGCGCCAGCGCTTCATCAAACGCGCGTTTGAAATCTATCGCGCGTTCCTGTTCACGGCCGGCCTGATGCTTTTCATCACGGCGGTGCTGAACGCGTTCGCGATCGACGCGCCGAACATGCCGACCAACGATCTCGACGGGCTGATGCACGCGCCGCTCGCCGCGCTGCGCGACATCCTGCTGCTCAGGCGCCAGCCGTATCTCGCGTCGGTGCTGCCGATGTACGCGTTCTTCGCGCTGCTCGTGCCGCTCGCGCTGCCCGTCGCGCGCGGCCGCTGGTGGTGGCTGCTCGTCGCCGCGAGCGCCGCGACGTGGCTCGCCGCGCGCAAGATCGCCGGCTATCTGCCGACCGTCGACGGCGTGCCGTGGGACTTCAATCCGTTCGCGTGGCAGTTCCTGTTCGTGCTCGGCATCATCGCGCGCTGCCAGCCGATCTACCTGGTGCTCGCGAAACGGCCGGTCGGCTGGTTCGCGACCGCGGCCGCGCTCGTCGTCGTCGCGGCGGGCGCGTACTACCGGCTGCGCGTCGAGCCGTTCCCGACCGATCCGTCGATCAAGCAGAATCTCGGCGCGCTGCGGCTCGCGAACTTCATCGCGATCGCCTGGCTCGCCGCGAAGCTCGTCCATCTCGGCTGGATGCACCGGATCGCGCGGGCGATGCCGTGGATCGGCACGATCGGCCGTCAGGGCCTGCTGTGCTTCGTCGCCGGCACGGGCATTTCGCTGCTCGTCGATTCGCTGCTGTACACGGCGACGGACGGCTATCTGGATGTGCGGCTCGGCCTCGTCGCCGACGCGGCCGCGGTCGGCCTGCTGTATGTCGTCGCGAAGCTGTACGCGCCGCTCGTCGCGCGGGCGTCCGGCTTCGTCCGGCAATCGCGGCGGCGGCGGCCGCTGCGGCTGCCATTGCGACTGCCGCTGCGCCGCCCGAGACGCTGA
- a CDS encoding alpha/beta hydrolase has protein sequence MRRFVPPLVALLAAALTVAAHAAPASSIVTRTFRSPALHRDWSYSVYLPAGYNPEGARYPVLYLLHGNAGNANDWITQGRLQLTADALIERRDIPPVVIVMPQGGTDWYVDRKEKMQSAFLDDLIPDVEAHYAVSNQRAGRAIGGVSMGGYGALRFAFLEPERFCGAMLLSPAIYANEPPSSSAARYVGVFGDRQFDPKVWHELNYPALWRSYFAQPLRLRMFIAAGDDDLSIQAESSALYTSLRRAQNPAALRIVDGAHTWDVWRRLIGPALKYTLECVK, from the coding sequence ATGCGCCGATTCGTCCCGCCTCTCGTCGCGCTGCTCGCCGCCGCGCTCACCGTCGCCGCGCACGCGGCCCCCGCCAGCAGCATCGTCACCCGCACGTTCCGCTCGCCCGCGCTGCACCGAGACTGGTCGTACTCCGTCTATCTGCCGGCCGGCTACAACCCGGAAGGCGCGCGCTATCCCGTGCTGTATCTGCTGCACGGCAACGCCGGCAACGCGAACGACTGGATCACGCAGGGCCGCCTGCAGCTCACCGCCGACGCGCTGATCGAGCGCCGCGACATTCCGCCCGTCGTGATCGTGATGCCGCAAGGCGGCACCGACTGGTACGTCGATCGCAAGGAAAAGATGCAGAGCGCGTTTCTCGACGACCTGATTCCCGACGTCGAAGCGCATTACGCGGTGTCGAACCAGCGCGCGGGACGGGCGATCGGCGGCGTGTCGATGGGGGGCTACGGCGCGCTGCGCTTCGCGTTCCTCGAGCCGGAGCGCTTCTGCGGCGCGATGCTGCTGAGCCCCGCGATCTATGCGAACGAGCCGCCCTCGAGCTCCGCCGCGCGCTACGTCGGCGTGTTCGGCGACCGGCAGTTCGATCCGAAGGTCTGGCACGAGCTCAATTATCCGGCGCTGTGGCGCAGCTACTTCGCGCAGCCGCTGCGGCTGCGGATGTTCATCGCCGCGGGCGACGACGACCTGTCGATCCAGGCCGAATCGAGCGCGCTCTACACGAGCCTGCGGCGCGCGCAGAATCCCGCCGCGCTGCGGATCGTCGACGGCGCGCATACATGGGACGTGTGGCGCCGCCTGATCGGCCCCGCGCTCAAGTACACGCTCGAATGCGTCAAGTGA
- a CDS encoding delta(1)-pyrroline-2-carboxylate reductase family protein, producing the protein MTTAVFDAAQTARVTPFAELVDALRAAALDAAAGRIASPARLVVPLNEGGVMLSMPASAPDLAIHKLVTVCPRNRGGDLPTIQGQVSVVDPTTGAPLFALDGPTVTSRRTAAVTLLAIRTFLATAPRDVLLIGAGTQAAHHVDALATLFPGVRVRVKARAAARAAAFCERLRTVLPTLEPLSGDALPDTLDAVITSTTSATPVYDEAARAGRLVVGVGAFTPDAAEVGARTIAGSALYVDDPAGARHEAGDLIAAGVDWARVRSLADALRAQDEARAAATVPASASASTSTSTGPAPGAPVFFKSVGCAAWDLAACRVARAFT; encoded by the coding sequence ATGACGACAGCGGTTTTCGACGCGGCGCAGACGGCGCGCGTCACGCCTTTCGCCGAGCTGGTCGACGCGTTGCGCGCGGCGGCGCTCGATGCGGCCGCGGGCCGCATCGCGAGCCCGGCGCGGCTCGTCGTGCCGCTCAACGAAGGCGGGGTCATGCTGTCGATGCCCGCGTCGGCGCCCGATCTCGCGATCCACAAGCTCGTGACCGTATGCCCGCGCAACCGCGGCGGCGATCTGCCGACGATCCAGGGGCAGGTGAGCGTCGTCGATCCGACGACGGGCGCGCCGCTCTTCGCGCTCGACGGGCCGACCGTCACCAGCCGCCGGACGGCCGCGGTCACGCTGCTCGCGATCCGCACGTTCCTCGCCACCGCGCCGCGCGACGTGCTGCTGATCGGCGCCGGCACGCAGGCGGCGCACCACGTCGACGCGCTCGCCACGCTGTTTCCCGGCGTGCGCGTGCGCGTAAAGGCGCGCGCGGCTGCACGGGCGGCGGCGTTCTGCGAGCGTCTGCGAACGGTGCTGCCGACGCTCGAGCCGCTTAGCGGCGACGCGCTGCCCGACACGCTCGACGCAGTCATCACGTCGACGACGAGCGCGACGCCCGTGTACGACGAGGCGGCGCGGGCGGGGCGGCTCGTCGTCGGCGTCGGCGCGTTCACGCCCGACGCGGCCGAGGTCGGCGCACGGACGATCGCGGGCAGCGCGCTCTACGTCGACGATCCGGCGGGCGCGCGCCACGAGGCGGGCGACCTGATCGCCGCGGGCGTCGACTGGGCGCGCGTGCGCTCGCTCGCCGACGCGCTGCGCGCGCAGGACGAAGCGCGCGCGGCGGCGACCGTGCCCGCTTCGGCATCGGCATCGACATCGACATCGACCGGGCCGGCGCCAGGCGCCCCCGTGTTCTTCAAGAGCGTCGGCTGCGCGGCGTGGGATCTCGCCGCGTGCCGCGTCGCACGCGCATTCACTTGA
- a CDS encoding carboxymuconolactone decarboxylase family protein, producing the protein MSERDREQGKARRTQVMGDAFVERAMSNLDGFSRPLQDWLNEHAWGSTWQRGGIDLKTRSLCTCAMLAALGRGHELKGHVRGALNNGATLVEIREVLLHSALYAGAPAAVEAFRHAREVIDALGLDVPDDGA; encoded by the coding sequence ATGAGCGAACGAGACCGCGAGCAAGGCAAGGCGCGCCGGACACAGGTGATGGGCGACGCGTTCGTCGAGCGCGCGATGAGCAATCTGGACGGCTTTTCGCGGCCGTTGCAGGACTGGCTGAACGAGCACGCGTGGGGCAGCACGTGGCAGCGCGGCGGCATCGACCTGAAGACGCGCAGCCTCTGCACCTGCGCGATGCTCGCCGCGCTCGGCCGCGGCCACGAGCTCAAGGGGCATGTGCGTGGCGCGCTGAACAACGGCGCGACCCTCGTCGAGATTCGCGAGGTGCTGCTGCACAGCGCGCTGTATGCGGGCGCGCCGGCGGCCGTCGAGGCGTTTCGCCACGCGCGCGAAGTAATCGACGCGCTGGGGCTCGATGTGCCTGACGACGGCGCGTGA
- a CDS encoding IS110 family transposase, which yields MNSMAVGVDIAKNVFQVHYVDQASGEIVNKAIKRAKFLEHFVNRDRCVIGMEACGGAHHWARALKQMGHEVRLMPAEFVKAFNIRNKNDAADARAIWLAVQQPGKPIAVKTEMQQAMLALHRMREQLVKFRTMQINGLRGLLTEYGEVMSKGRAALDKEIPAALSRIAERLPAALIETLREQWSGLARLDEQVAEIERRMREWKKEDRAVQAISEIPGVGLLTATAAVAMMGDPKAFRSGREFAAWAGLVPKQTGSGGKVNLHGISKRGDTYLRTLLIHGARSVLTHAKEPGPWVEQIKKRRPTNVVIVALANKTARTIWAVLAHERAYRKDYISVKPV from the coding sequence ATGAACAGTATGGCAGTGGGCGTCGATATCGCCAAGAACGTATTCCAGGTGCATTACGTTGATCAGGCAAGCGGCGAGATTGTGAACAAGGCGATCAAGCGAGCGAAGTTCCTGGAGCACTTCGTGAATCGTGATCGGTGCGTAATTGGGATGGAGGCGTGTGGCGGTGCGCACCACTGGGCCCGAGCGCTAAAGCAGATGGGTCATGAGGTCAGGCTGATGCCGGCGGAGTTCGTGAAGGCGTTCAACATCCGTAACAAGAACGATGCGGCAGACGCGAGAGCGATATGGCTGGCAGTGCAGCAGCCGGGCAAGCCGATAGCGGTGAAGACGGAAATGCAGCAGGCGATGTTGGCGCTGCATCGGATGCGCGAGCAGTTGGTGAAGTTCCGCACGATGCAGATCAACGGGCTGCGTGGATTGCTGACGGAATACGGCGAAGTGATGAGCAAGGGCCGGGCGGCACTGGACAAGGAGATACCGGCGGCGCTTAGCCGGATCGCGGAGCGTCTGCCAGCGGCACTGATCGAAACGCTGCGCGAGCAGTGGAGCGGGTTGGCGAGACTGGACGAGCAGGTTGCCGAGATCGAGCGTCGGATGCGCGAATGGAAGAAGGAAGACCGGGCGGTGCAGGCGATCAGCGAGATTCCTGGCGTGGGGTTGCTGACGGCGACCGCTGCAGTGGCCATGATGGGCGATCCGAAAGCGTTCAGATCGGGGCGGGAATTTGCGGCGTGGGCGGGTTTGGTGCCCAAGCAGACAGGTTCTGGCGGCAAGGTGAATCTGCATGGAATCAGCAAGAGAGGCGACACGTATCTGCGGACGTTGCTGATTCACGGCGCACGAAGCGTACTGACGCACGCGAAGGAGCCTGGGCCGTGGGTTGAGCAGATCAAGAAGCGACGGCCGACGAATGTCGTGATCGTCGCACTGGCCAACAAGACGGCGCGAACGATCTGGGCGGTACTCGCTCATGAGCGAGCGTATCGAAAGGACTACATCAGCGTGAAACCAGTCTAA